GGTCGGATTGTCGTGACAGGACATCTGGCGGGCAATTTCCCCGGTAGCCCGGTCGATCTGCGTTACATCTTCACCTTCGCAGACGACAAGATCGCCCGGCTTGAGATCGTGCCATGAGCGACTTCCTCTCGCTCTGCGGCAAGCGGGCGCTCGTCACGTCGGGGACCCGCGGAGCAGGTGCCGCGACCGTCGCACTTCTAACCGAACTCGGCGCCCGCGTCCTGACTACAGCGAGGAGCAAGCCAGAGGACATGAAGACGGCGAATTTCGTGGCGGCCGATCTCACGTCTCCGGATGGATGCGCTCGCGTGGCGCGCGCCGTATTCGATCGCCTTGGCGGGGTTGATATCGTTGTGCACATGCTCGGCGGTTCTTCTGCACCGGCCGGTGGGTATCAAGCGCTCACCGAGGAAGAATGGTCCCGAGAACTCGACCTCAACTTGATGCCCGCAGTTCGCCTCGACCGGGCATTGCTTCCTTCGATGACGACGCGAGGATCCGGCGTCGTAATCCACGTCACGTCGATCCAGAACGAGCTGCCATTGCCCGAGGCTACAACCGCCTACGCTGCAGCCAAGGCCGCTCTATCGACCTATAGCAAGGCGCTTTCGAAGGAGGTTTCACCCAAGGGCGTTCGCGTTGTTCGCGTCTCGCCCGGCTGGATCGCGACAGAAAGCTCAATCGCTCTCGCAGCACGCCTCGCAGCTGATCATGGCGTAAGCGTAGAGCAGGGAAAGCAGCTGATC
This genomic window from Qipengyuania sp. HL-TH1 contains:
- a CDS encoding SDR family oxidoreductase, producing MSDFLSLCGKRALVTSGTRGAGAATVALLTELGARVLTTARSKPEDMKTANFVAADLTSPDGCARVARAVFDRLGGVDIVVHMLGGSSAPAGGYQALTEEEWSRELDLNLMPAVRLDRALLPSMTTRGSGVVIHVTSIQNELPLPEATTAYAAAKAALSTYSKALSKEVSPKGVRVVRVSPGWIATESSIALAARLAADHGVSVEQGKQLIMDSLGGVPIGRPSEPGEIANLVAFLASDRAATITGSEYVIDGGTIPTV